From Bacteroidales bacterium, a single genomic window includes:
- a CDS encoding DUF1987 domain-containing protein, translating into MIIKETSNSPFVNISVDDCIFEIKGNSYSDSLGEIYNKIIKWIDEEMPEINCPIDCKFKFYVYNSITYKSILLIINKFHELKEKGKQINVIWYYDKEDEDNLATGKDISELFDIPVQLIENK; encoded by the coding sequence ATGATAATTAAAGAAACAAGCAACAGTCCTTTTGTAAATATTTCAGTTGATGATTGTATTTTCGAAATTAAAGGCAACTCATATTCTGATAGTTTGGGTGAAATATACAACAAAATAATAAAATGGATTGATGAAGAAATGCCTGAAATTAACTGTCCTATTGATTGCAAATTCAAATTTTATGTGTACAACAGCATTACATATAAGAGCATATTGCTTATAATCAACAAGTTCCACGAACTTAAAGAAAAAGGCAAACAAATTAATGTAATATGGTATTATGATAAAGAAGACGAAGATAATTTAGCAACCGGTAAAGACATTAGTGAATTATTTGATATTCCTGTCCAATTAATCGAAAATAAATAA
- a CDS encoding DUF1987 domain-containing protein, with protein MMYIKETKSTPFVQLSIEDCIFQIKGLSFSDETDSFYQPIMNWIETELPKLNCELNCEFNFSVFNSVTYKYVLNMMAKFMHFNKEGKNIKVTWYFDKDDEDNKESAEDITELFNIPFELKEISK; from the coding sequence ATGATGTATATTAAAGAAACAAAATCAACACCCTTTGTGCAACTTTCAATAGAAGACTGTATCTTTCAAATCAAAGGTTTATCTTTTTCAGATGAAACGGATAGTTTCTATCAACCGATAATGAATTGGATTGAAACAGAATTGCCTAAATTAAATTGTGAATTGAATTGTGAATTTAACTTCTCTGTTTTTAATAGTGTTACCTATAAATATGTACTAAATATGATGGCTAAATTTATGCATTTTAATAAAGAAGGTAAAAATATAAAAGTTACATGGTATTTTGACAAAGATGATGAAGATAACAAAGAAAGTGCAGAAGACATAACAGAATTATTTAATATCCCTTTTGAGCTAAAAGAAATTTCAAAGTAA
- a CDS encoding bacteriohemerythrin has translation MSKILINWDEYYSVGYDLIDEQHKKLVDMINELYSSFILGEAQEKAQVIVEEMIKYTDYHFKTEENFFDEYNYPETQEHKNIHASFVNKAVELKEGLESGQITVSYDIMNFLRQWLIDHILKEDKKFAKFFSEKGIKLEL, from the coding sequence ATGAGTAAAATATTAATTAATTGGGACGAATATTATTCAGTAGGATACGACTTAATAGATGAGCAACATAAAAAATTAGTCGATATGATAAATGAACTATATTCTTCATTTATTTTAGGAGAAGCACAAGAAAAAGCTCAGGTTATTGTTGAAGAAATGATAAAATACACAGATTATCACTTTAAAACAGAAGAAAATTTCTTTGACGAATATAATTATCCGGAAACGCAAGAACACAAAAATATTCATGCATCATTTGTTAATAAAGCCGTTGAACTTAAAGAAGGTCTTGAAAGCGGGCAAATTACTGTTTCATACGATATCATGAACTTTTTAAGACAATGGTTAATAGACCACATATTAAAAGAAGATAAAAAATTCGCTAAGTTTTTCTCAGAAAAAGGAATTAAATTAGAACTGTAA
- a CDS encoding bacteriohemerythrin produces MEEKKVLIRWNSTYELGHKEIDEQHMKLVDIINDFYNAFATAQAHEKIGGIIGELVNYTVFHFTAEEEIFKNSTYPETEQHIKTHKEFVDKLKKYHQEVKDGNMTTTYDLMTFLRDWLLEHIMGTDKNYLPHIKTQ; encoded by the coding sequence ATGGAAGAAAAAAAAGTATTAATAAGATGGAACTCGACCTATGAATTAGGTCATAAAGAAATTGATGAACAGCACATGAAATTAGTTGATATTATTAACGATTTTTATAATGCATTTGCAACAGCTCAAGCCCATGAAAAAATCGGAGGCATTATAGGTGAGCTTGTAAATTACACCGTATTTCATTTTACTGCAGAAGAAGAAATATTCAAAAACTCAACATATCCTGAAACAGAGCAACACATTAAAACGCACAAAGAATTTGTTGATAAATTAAAAAAATATCACCAAGAAGTTAAAGACGGAAATATGACAACTACTTATGATCTGATGACCTTCTTGCGAGATTGGTTGCTTGAGCATATAATGGGAACTGACAAAAATTATTTACCACACATTAAAACTCAATAA
- a CDS encoding bacteriohemerythrin gives MSENLINWNDSYSVGNSEMDEQHKKLIEIINKLFKSFKEGNAQSILSDILTEMIDYANFHLNSEEKLLFKYNYPEKEDHEALHQEFRNKTDELKSILHKKDEGTHYKLIEYLKNWWTNHILVEDMKYSDFLAGKS, from the coding sequence ATGTCAGAAAATCTTATTAATTGGAACGATTCATATTCTGTCGGAAACTCAGAAATGGATGAACAACATAAAAAACTGATAGAAATTATCAATAAACTGTTCAAATCATTCAAAGAAGGAAATGCACAAAGTATTTTATCCGACATTTTAACTGAAATGATTGATTATGCTAATTTTCATCTTAATTCAGAAGAAAAATTACTTTTTAAATACAATTACCCTGAAAAAGAAGACCATGAAGCTTTGCATCAAGAGTTCAGAAACAAAACAGATGAATTAAAATCAATTCTTCATAAAAAAGATGAAGGAACTCATTATAAACTTATTGAATATTTAAAAAATTGGTGGACAAATCACATTCTCGTCGAAGACATGAAGTACTCTGATTTTTTAGCAGGTAAATCATAA
- a CDS encoding bacteriohemerythrin, whose protein sequence is MSKILIKWDKSYSLGIDLIDKQHKKLTDIINKLFSSFSEGKAEELIPTVINELTEYTIYHFKTEEELFDKYNYPGKENHVSGHNSFIEQVNNWKIKLKNNDENVHYECISYLKSWLIEHIQGSDVSYSNFFKENNIKI, encoded by the coding sequence ATGAGTAAAATTCTTATTAAATGGGACAAATCATATTCTCTCGGAATTGATTTAATTGACAAACAACATAAAAAGTTAACAGACATAATCAACAAGCTGTTCAGTTCATTTTCAGAAGGAAAAGCAGAAGAACTTATTCCTACAGTAATTAATGAATTAACAGAATACACAATTTATCATTTTAAAACAGAGGAAGAACTTTTCGATAAATATAATTATCCCGGGAAAGAAAATCACGTTTCAGGGCATAACAGTTTCATCGAACAAGTTAATAATTGGAAAATAAAGTTAAAAAATAATGATGAAAATGTTCATTACGAATGCATCAGCTATCTCAAATCTTGGCTTATTGAGCATATTCAAGGTTCTGATGTTTCATACAGCAATTTTTTCAAAGAAAATAATATAAAGATATAA
- a CDS encoding SpoIIE family protein phosphatase: MTDKITSFFKSSFFTEGNNIYYLGIIVGILILFFIIISLLVNKKKNRKIKKALLIAENEKTEAENAKKKLEESTELIRSQAALANILRNVTGTERSLEQFLQDALEKLLSLPWLSVLSKGSIFLKNNEGNLDMIAEKGLGEVAERCKLIKPGECLCGLALSEKKMQYCNHINSEHTITFKNMQEHGHYNLPVIMNDEVLGVLNIYTEHNHNKTDFEVKFLETVCDTLASVINRKKTQAEILKAKNELALQMKELEEKNKAIRKYSVQLEQQRSERESLNQMILAQKKKVEEKNKQSEEYAKQLENQSKEQEKLNQQLFAQKLEVEQRNVEAKLYAEKLEKQAKEQEALNQKLFAQSLEVEQRNSETQQYAKELEEKAKEQEALNQKLFAQKLEVEQRNSEIQQYAEKIEKSNKEQEALNQKLFAQKLEVEQRNSEAKQYAEQLEKQTKEQEALNQKLFAQKLEVEQRNIEVEQYLKQIEEQKKEQDKLNQKLFAQTLEVDQRRIEIERYSKEVEILKEKSESSLKQLSDSINYSKYIQDSLFPTDETMNELIRGEFFIYYKPKETIGGDFYYANKINDYLILGVADCTGHGVPGALITMLGITFLDDIIDRNTAENTGEGLMELRERIKRTFKSYGKSIKNKNGLDIALCAINLKTNVMQFSGAFSPMFIFRNEELIEYKATRNPIGYYPVEKEFETKEIKLQKDDVIYLFSDGYPDQLGGEHERKFSKRQFKELLFEIHKYPMSKQKIFVEKIMQKWMGNQPQVDDITLMGIKWENDIENSDFIEIG, translated from the coding sequence ATGACAGACAAAATAACATCTTTTTTTAAAAGTTCATTTTTTACCGAAGGTAATAATATTTATTATTTAGGAATAATTGTAGGAATACTTATATTGTTTTTTATAATTATCTCATTATTAGTAAATAAAAAGAAGAACAGGAAAATTAAAAAGGCACTCTTAATTGCTGAAAATGAAAAAACAGAAGCAGAAAATGCTAAAAAAAAGCTGGAAGAATCTACTGAACTAATTCGTTCACAAGCAGCTTTAGCAAATATTTTAAGAAATGTTACTGGAACAGAAAGAAGTTTAGAGCAGTTTCTGCAAGATGCCCTCGAAAAACTTTTATCATTACCTTGGTTAAGTGTTCTTTCAAAAGGTTCAATTTTTCTTAAAAATAATGAAGGAAATCTGGATATGATTGCAGAAAAAGGGCTCGGAGAAGTTGCCGAAAGATGTAAACTTATAAAACCCGGAGAATGCCTGTGCGGACTTGCATTATCAGAAAAGAAAATGCAATACTGCAATCACATTAATTCAGAACATACAATAACATTTAAAAATATGCAGGAACACGGGCATTATAACCTTCCCGTTATAATGAATGATGAAGTTCTCGGAGTTTTAAATATTTATACTGAACACAATCACAATAAAACAGATTTTGAAGTAAAATTCTTAGAAACAGTCTGTGATACTCTTGCTTCTGTAATAAACAGAAAAAAAACACAAGCCGAAATATTAAAAGCTAAAAATGAATTAGCTCTCCAAATGAAGGAACTTGAGGAGAAGAACAAGGCAATTAGAAAATACTCAGTTCAATTAGAACAGCAAAGAAGTGAACGAGAAAGCTTAAATCAAATGATTTTAGCCCAAAAGAAAAAAGTTGAAGAAAAAAATAAACAATCCGAAGAGTATGCAAAACAGCTTGAAAATCAGTCGAAAGAGCAAGAAAAACTTAATCAACAACTTTTTGCTCAAAAGTTAGAAGTTGAACAGCGAAATGTTGAAGCAAAGCTTTATGCCGAAAAATTAGAAAAGCAAGCAAAAGAGCAAGAGGCGCTTAATCAAAAGTTATTTGCTCAGAGCTTAGAGGTTGAACAAAGAAATTCAGAAACTCAACAATATGCCAAAGAACTTGAAGAAAAAGCAAAAGAACAAGAAGCATTAAATCAAAAATTATTTGCTCAAAAACTGGAAGTTGAACAAAGAAATTCAGAAATTCAACAATATGCCGAAAAGATTGAAAAAAGTAATAAAGAACAAGAAGCATTAAATCAAAAATTATTTGCCCAAAAATTAGAAGTTGAACAAAGAAATTCAGAAGCAAAACAATACGCAGAACAACTTGAAAAACAAACAAAAGAGCAAGAAGCACTAAATCAAAAATTATTCGCTCAAAAACTGGAAGTTGAGCAAAGAAACATAGAAGTTGAACAATATTTAAAACAAATTGAAGAGCAGAAGAAAGAACAAGATAAACTAAATCAAAAACTATTTGCCCAAACTTTAGAAGTTGATCAAAGGCGTATTGAAATTGAACGGTACTCAAAAGAAGTTGAAATTTTAAAAGAAAAATCGGAAAGTTCATTAAAACAATTAAGTGATTCTATTAACTATTCAAAATACATTCAAGACTCACTTTTTCCTACTGATGAAACTATGAATGAGTTAATTAGGGGAGAATTTTTCATATATTACAAACCGAAAGAAACAATCGGAGGCGATTTTTATTATGCAAATAAAATTAATGACTATTTAATATTAGGTGTTGCTGATTGCACAGGGCACGGTGTTCCCGGAGCATTAATTACAATGTTGGGTATTACTTTTTTAGATGATATTATTGACAGAAATACGGCAGAAAATACCGGTGAAGGTTTAATGGAATTAAGAGAAAGAATAAAACGAACATTTAAGTCATACGGGAAAAGTATAAAAAATAAAAACGGATTAGACATTGCATTATGTGCAATCAACCTAAAAACTAATGTTATGCAATTTTCAGGTGCTTTCAGTCCCATGTTTATTTTCCGAAATGAAGAGTTAATTGAATATAAAGCAACAAGAAACCCTATAGGTTATTATCCTGTTGAAAAAGAATTTGAAACAAAAGAAATTAAACTTCAAAAAGATGACGTAATCTATTTATTTTCTGACGGTTATCCCGACCAGCTCGGTGGTGAACACGAAAGGAAGTTTTCAAAAAGGCAATTTAAGGAGTTACTGTTTGAAATTCATAAATACCCGATGTCGAAACAAAAAATATTTGTTGAAAAAATAATGCAAAAATGGATGGGAAATCAACCGCAAGTTGATGATATAACTTTAATGGGAATCAAATGGGAAAATGATATTGAAAATTCGGATTTTATTGAAATCGGATAA
- a CDS encoding RluA family pseudouridine synthase: protein MEENKEKKYELYKFIADKGQKPLRIDKFLVDRIENISRTKIQKAAEQGYLIVNDTEVKSNYKVKPGDIIQLMTFYKPEKIEIIPENIPIEIIFEDEYFLIINKPVGLVVHPAYGNESGTLVNALMYYLKDLPMFKTGEIRAGLVHRLDKNTSGVMVIAKDDQTLSEISKQFYNRIPEKKYIAMVWGAPKQQEGTITGHIGRSLKDRKKMNVFPGGEFGKHAVTHYKVIKDLSYVSLTECVLETGRTHQIRAHMKYLGHPIFGDVEYGGAEILRGTRYTKYKQFVQNCFKIMPAQALHAASLEFNHPVTNERVIFEAELPKNFKELINKWEQYLINRIV, encoded by the coding sequence ATGGAAGAAAATAAGGAAAAAAAATACGAACTCTATAAATTTATTGCGGATAAAGGTCAGAAACCGTTAAGGATTGATAAATTTTTAGTTGACAGAATTGAGAATATATCAAGAACTAAGATTCAAAAAGCTGCGGAACAAGGATATTTAATTGTAAATGATACTGAGGTTAAGTCAAATTATAAAGTTAAGCCGGGAGATATTATTCAGTTAATGACTTTTTATAAACCTGAAAAAATAGAAATTATTCCTGAAAATATTCCTATTGAAATAATATTTGAAGATGAATATTTTTTAATCATAAATAAACCTGTGGGTTTGGTTGTGCATCCGGCATACGGTAACGAGTCGGGGACATTGGTTAATGCACTAATGTATTATTTAAAAGATTTGCCGATGTTTAAAACAGGAGAAATAAGAGCAGGCTTAGTTCACAGATTAGACAAAAATACATCCGGTGTTATGGTTATTGCAAAAGATGACCAAACTTTATCCGAAATTTCAAAGCAGTTTTATAATCGTATTCCCGAAAAGAAATATATTGCAATGGTTTGGGGAGCTCCGAAACAGCAAGAAGGAACAATAACAGGGCATATCGGAAGAAGTTTAAAGGACAGAAAAAAAATGAATGTATTTCCCGGCGGAGAATTCGGAAAACATGCTGTTACACATTACAAAGTTATAAAAGATTTAAGTTATGTAAGTTTGACAGAATGTGTTCTTGAAACAGGCAGAACGCATCAAATTCGTGCACACATGAAATATTTAGGTCATCCTATTTTCGGCGATGTTGAATACGGCGGTGCAGAAATTTTAAGAGGGACTCGTTATACAAAATACAAGCAATTTGTTCAGAATTGCTTTAAAATTATGCCGGCACAAGCACTTCATGCAGCTTCATTGGAATTTAACCATCCCGTAACAAATGAGCGAGTTATATTTGAAGCCGAACTTCCGAAAAACTTTAAAGAGCTAATAAATAAATGGGAACAATACCTTATTAATCGTATTGTATAA
- a CDS encoding carboxypeptidase-like regulatory domain-containing protein has protein sequence MKKIIIIISFLIVTFYSFSQLNRIVEITGQVISEKDNSPIHYATVINLKKGKRTPCDSLGYFHVTMLSDDILRINALGFEKQYFSLNDSDINSSKIYIIKLKERTYHIANVDIYEARWKDFEFEFLHTEIEKQETKERIEKWFYSLIDPKELALLTASTAIGIPINYKTKSDKQKIKVKELELKEIENKIIEKKYNPELVSELTGLNKSETIRFMRFCNFNRKFLLETNEYDLIVKINQQFDRYFKIRHR, from the coding sequence TTGAAAAAGATTATTATTATTATTAGTTTTCTGATTGTAACATTTTATTCATTTTCACAACTGAACAGAATTGTTGAAATTACAGGACAGGTTATTTCGGAGAAAGACAATTCTCCGATTCATTATGCTACTGTAATAAACCTAAAAAAAGGAAAAAGAACACCTTGTGATTCTCTCGGTTATTTTCATGTAACAATGCTTTCCGATGATATTTTGCGAATTAATGCTCTCGGTTTTGAAAAACAATACTTTTCACTGAACGATTCTGATATTAATTCTTCAAAAATATATATAATCAAATTAAAAGAAAGAACATATCATATTGCAAATGTCGATATTTATGAAGCAAGATGGAAAGATTTTGAATTTGAATTTTTGCATACAGAAATAGAAAAACAAGAAACAAAAGAAAGAATAGAAAAATGGTTTTACAGTTTAATTGACCCGAAAGAATTAGCTTTGCTGACAGCATCAACGGCAATAGGTATACCCATTAACTACAAAACAAAAAGCGACAAACAAAAAATAAAAGTTAAAGAGCTTGAACTTAAAGAAATAGAAAATAAGATTATTGAAAAAAAATATAACCCCGAATTAGTTTCGGAACTTACCGGCTTAAATAAATCCGAAACTATAAGGTTTATGCGTTTCTGCAACTTTAACAGAAAATTTCTTTTAGAAACAAACGAATATGATTTAATTGTTAAAATTAACCAACAGTTTGACAGATATTTTAAAATAAGGCATCGTTAA
- a CDS encoding caspase family protein — protein MKKTTLIFLFILSFAAFSYSQSTGCVYGDCDNGYGKYVWENGDEYIGNWINGEQEGNGTFSFSSGSKYVGEFKKSSRWGTGTYTWASGEKHTGQWMNDNQHGEGSYYNTAGNVTVGVWKNGKYEGTIGEVTGCIFGDCVDGFGTYVWTNGEKYTGSWVSDKRKGQGTNYFSNGERYEGEWANDLRNGYGTNYYVDGTTKAGLWENDRYTGTGSNSYGCISGDCSNGYGIYTWESGERYEGYWKYDNSDNIGKRYGYGTNYFSNGSKYIGNWIYDKKDGYGTYYYHPESKYKSYIGDYVMGKMTGNGTFEYRSGQKYVGELKDNYFHGEGTMYYADGTSETGVWEYDKLVRKSNISRTGCISGNCNSGFGTYVLESGDKYIGTFSNGTYSGRGTYTFATGETYEGEFAKGTYHGQGTFTFTTGRKYVGGWANGAYNGIGTMFYPDGTTESGLWENNKYKGSGQKNISVPEISWITPEYSSTSTDQKSINAKVCIKSKGELENVQFYVNGNIKVNNATRGYTVVNANCDYTIERSIPLEEGTNTITVKVTNTAGEVTSDARIIKMKSKVVTTDQKRLALVIGNGDYTMSPLKNPTNDAKVIAEELRNLGFEVMSYTNLSQNEMKTKIREFGNKLASQKGVGLFYYAGHGLQLNGENYIVPTSAVINKEQDVELESVNLKRVLGEMDYAGNDLNIVILDACRNNPFARSFRSGGGNGYASVNAPKGTYIAFATAPGSVASDGAGDNGLYTQELVKALRQPGLKIEDVFKQVRGSVYKISNEQQLTWENSSIFGDFYFKK, from the coding sequence ATGAAAAAAACAACACTTATTTTTTTATTTATACTCTCATTTGCAGCATTCTCATATAGCCAATCAACAGGTTGTGTTTATGGAGATTGTGATAACGGATACGGAAAATATGTTTGGGAAAACGGTGATGAATATATAGGTAATTGGATAAACGGAGAACAAGAAGGAAACGGAACTTTTTCATTTAGTTCCGGGAGTAAATACGTCGGAGAATTTAAAAAAAGCTCTCGCTGGGGAACAGGTACATACACTTGGGCAAGTGGTGAAAAACATACAGGTCAGTGGATGAATGATAATCAACACGGAGAAGGCTCTTACTATAATACAGCAGGAAATGTTACTGTCGGTGTTTGGAAAAACGGAAAATACGAAGGTACTATCGGAGAAGTAACCGGGTGTATTTTCGGAGATTGTGTTGACGGTTTCGGAACTTATGTGTGGACAAACGGTGAAAAATATACCGGTAGTTGGGTTAGTGATAAAAGAAAAGGGCAAGGAACAAATTATTTCTCAAATGGTGAAAGATATGAAGGCGAATGGGCAAATGATTTAAGAAACGGATACGGAACAAATTATTATGTTGACGGAACTACAAAGGCGGGTTTATGGGAAAACGACCGATATACCGGAACAGGTTCAAACAGCTACGGTTGTATTTCGGGAGATTGTAGTAACGGATATGGAATTTACACGTGGGAATCAGGCGAAAGATACGAAGGGTATTGGAAATATGATAATTCTGATAATATAGGAAAAAGATACGGATACGGTACGAATTATTTCTCAAACGGTTCAAAATATATCGGTAACTGGATATACGATAAAAAAGACGGATACGGAACTTATTATTATCATCCGGAATCTAAATACAAAAGTTATATCGGCGATTACGTAATGGGAAAAATGACCGGAAACGGAACTTTTGAATACAGAAGCGGGCAAAAATATGTCGGAGAATTAAAAGATAACTACTTCCACGGAGAAGGAACAATGTACTATGCTGACGGAACTTCTGAAACAGGAGTATGGGAATATGATAAACTGGTAAGAAAAAGTAATATAAGCAGAACAGGATGTATCTCCGGAAATTGCAACTCAGGATTCGGAACTTATGTTTTGGAAAGCGGAGATAAATACATAGGAACATTCAGTAACGGAACATACAGCGGCAGAGGAACATATACTTTTGCTACAGGTGAAACTTATGAAGGCGAGTTTGCAAAAGGAACATATCACGGACAAGGAACATTTACTTTTACAACAGGAAGAAAATATGTAGGAGGATGGGCAAACGGAGCATACAATGGCATAGGAACAATGTTTTATCCTGACGGAACAACTGAGTCCGGTTTATGGGAAAACAACAAATATAAAGGCTCAGGACAAAAAAACATTTCTGTTCCTGAAATATCATGGATAACACCCGAATATTCCTCAACTTCAACAGATCAAAAGAGCATTAACGCAAAAGTTTGTATTAAATCAAAAGGCGAACTTGAAAATGTACAGTTTTATGTTAACGGAAATATTAAAGTAAACAATGCAACAAGAGGCTATACAGTTGTTAATGCTAACTGCGACTATACAATCGAACGTAGCATACCATTAGAAGAAGGAACAAATACTATAACAGTTAAAGTAACAAATACAGCCGGTGAAGTTACTTCTGATGCAAGAATAATTAAAATGAAATCAAAAGTTGTTACAACTGACCAAAAACGTTTAGCATTGGTTATAGGAAACGGTGATTATACTATGTCGCCTCTTAAAAACCCTACAAATGATGCAAAAGTAATTGCTGAGGAACTTAGAAATTTAGGATTTGAGGTTATGAGTTACACAAACTTAAGCCAAAATGAAATGAAAACAAAAATAAGAGAATTCGGTAACAAGTTGGCATCTCAAAAAGGTGTAGGTTTATTTTATTATGCAGGTCACGGATTACAATTAAACGGTGAAAATTATATTGTACCAACAAGTGCAGTAATTAATAAAGAGCAAGATGTTGAACTTGAATCTGTTAACCTTAAAAGAGTTCTGGGTGAAATGGATTATGCAGGAAATGATTTAAATATTGTTATTCTTGATGCTTGCAGAAATAATCCGTTTGCAAGAAGTTTCAGGTCAGGAGGAGGTAACGGCTATGCTTCTGTTAATGCCCCGAAAGGAACTTATATTGCATTTGCAACTGCTCCGGGTTCAGTTGCTTCCGACGGAGCCGGCGATAACGGATTATATACGCAAGAACTCGTAAAAGCCCTAAGGCAACCCGGGTTAAAAATTGAAGACGTTTTCAAACAAGTTAGGGGCAGTGTTTATAAAATATCAAACGAACAACAATTAACTTGGGAAAATTCGTCAATTTTCGGAGATTTTTATTTTAAAAAATAA
- a CDS encoding mechanosensitive ion channel family protein yields MKIENYYIEIIETLAVIIILFVVKTLISFLLAKIFKKLNLKKLRFKTIKKSINILLFLLTTIIIFLIWGIDQGELVLFVSSLLTILGIALFAQWSILSNITASVILFVNHPARIGDKIEILDKEAPLKGEIMDIGIFFIIIKTEDNEKVTIPTSLILQKSIKILSQKA; encoded by the coding sequence ATGAAAATTGAAAACTATTATATTGAAATAATAGAAACATTAGCCGTTATTATCATATTATTTGTAGTAAAAACTTTAATATCTTTTTTATTGGCTAAGATTTTCAAAAAATTAAACCTTAAAAAACTCAGGTTTAAAACTATTAAAAAAAGTATTAATATATTATTGTTCCTGTTAACGACAATAATTATTTTTCTTATTTGGGGAATAGACCAAGGTGAGTTAGTTCTTTTCGTTTCTTCATTATTGACAATACTTGGTATTGCTTTGTTTGCACAATGGTCTATATTATCAAACATTACAGCAAGTGTAATCTTATTTGTAAACCATCCCGCCAGGATTGGCGACAAAATAGAAATCTTAGATAAAGAAGCCCCTTTAAAGGGAGAAATTATGGATATCGGGATCTTTTTTATAATTATTAAAACCGAGGACAATGAGAAAGTAACAATACCAACTTCTTTAATTTTGCAAAAAAGTATTAAAATATTATCACAGAAAGCATAA